A single genomic interval of Nycticebus coucang isolate mNycCou1 chromosome 21, mNycCou1.pri, whole genome shotgun sequence harbors:
- the OGFR gene encoding opioid growth factor receptor isoform X1 produces MEEATSKWVVGASGAESGPQPAAGRRGLPSTGREALMTPGGHPTMGCGWGAASLRRSLGTASARKTLRGTLGASSVETFILGVGRHRLGTSSGRGTLQQGETSRGLGHWRGRCPGRGWATRSRGHPQGGHHERAARSAAHPPGHVLPGGSLRAGGAWSRAPPRPRPRAPLAPPPRFLRFRFRFRQEPGPSGTGAWTTPTAIPLGRTRTRTVTGLATATTKPPARGTRRTRTRTRARGRRGRARSRMTGSRNWRALQDMRRYRHHYPDLVERDCNGDMPNLNFYKNEIRFLPNGCFIEDILQNWRDNYDLLEDNHSYIQWLFPLREPGVNWHAKPLTLKEVEAFKSSPEVQERLVRAYELMLGFYGIRLQNRDTGTVCRAQNYQQRFQNLNWHSHNNLRITRMLKSLGELGLEHYQAPLAHFFLEETLVRQELPGVRQSTLDYFVFAVRCREQRRQLLHFAWKHFRPRCKFVWGPHDKLQRFKPSSPTCPLAGPRQAEGQDSPQDTLLEAGTEGQTCGRGKEGSGDSVPESPQPLSVKPQDEGSLEASQEDGAAGSGEDGPESPSPKECKKRKLELSRREQAPGEAGVESASEVEKIALNLEGCALSQGSLEPGTQDGGSRDPGEAHQPCPQPPGARAADKVRKRRKVDKGARGSAVEVSRETEALAPSGCYEAGEVENGVEEDAEGQTWSEQAAPGSPSQGPDPTAGPAAQERAEVQEVSEVGPSTSPGKP; encoded by the exons ATGGAGGAAGCCACCAGCAAGTGGGTGGTGGGAGCCTCGGGAGCCGAGAGTGGCCCCCAGCCTGCAGCGGGCAGGCGAGGACTCCCGAGCACCGGCAGAGAAGCCCTCATGACACCCGGAGGGCACCCCACCATGGGATGTGGGTGGGGGGCGGCTTCTCTGAGGCGTTCTCTAGGCACAGCATCCGCCAGGAAGACCCTCAGAGGCACCCTGGGGGCATCCTCTGTAGAGACATTCATTCTGGGCGTGGGGAGGCATCGTTTGGGAACGTCTTCTGGAAGGGGCACCCTCCAGCAGGGTGAAACCTCCAGGGGGCTTGGACACTGGAGGGGTAGGTGTCCTGGGAGGGGCTGGGCGACACGCTCCCGAGGTCATCCTCAGGGTGGGCATCACGAGCGTGCGGCACGCTCGGCTGCGCATCCTCCGGGGCACGTCCTCCCAGGCGGCTCTCTCCGGGCGGGCGGGGCCTGGAgccgcgccccgccccgcccccgtcCGCGCGCCCCGCTCGCCCCGCCCCCACGCTTCCTCCGCTTTCGCTTTCGCTTCCGCCAGGAGCCCGGTCCCTCCGGCACCGGAGCATGGACGACCCCGACTGCGATTCCACTTGGGAGGACGAGGACGAGGACGGTGACGGGGTTAGCGACGGCGACGACGAAGCCTCCTGCGCGGGGGACGCGGAGGACGAGGACAAGGACGAGGGCGCGGGGCAGACGCGGCCGGGCGCGCTCCAG GATGACAGGGTCACGAAACTGGCGAGCCCTGCAGGATATGCGCAGGTATCGGCACCACTACCCG GATTTGGTGGAACGAGACTGCAACGGTGACATGCCAAATCTGAATTTCTACAAAAATGAGATCCGCTTCCTGCCAAACG GCTGTTTCATTGAGGACATTCTTCAGAACTGGAGGGACAACTATGACCTTCTCGAGGATAACCACTCCTACATCCAGTG GCTTTTTCCTCTGCGGGAACCAGGAGTAAACTGGCACGCCAAGCCCCTCACACTCAAGGAAGTTGAG GCTTTCAAAAGCTCCCCAGAGGTCCAGGAGCGTCTGGTCAGGGCCTACGAACTCATGCTGGGCTTCTATGGCATCCGGCTCCAGAACCGAGACACAGGCACTGTGTGCCGGGCCCAGAACTACCAGCAGCGCTTTCAGAACCTAAACTG GCACAGCCACAACAACCTGCGAATCACGCGCATGCTCAAGTCCCTGGGCGAGCTGGGCCTGGAGCACTACCAGGCGCCCCTGGCCCACTTCTTCCTGGAGGAGACACTGGTGCGGCAGGAGCTGCCGGGCGTGCGGCAGAGCACCCTGGACTACTTCGTGTTTGCTGTGCGCTGCCGTGAGCAGCGTCGCCAGCTGCTGCACTTTGCCTGGAAGCACTTCCGGCCCCGCTGCAAGTTCGTTTGGGGGCCCCATGACAAGCTGCAGAGATTCAAGCCCAGCTCTCCAACCTGTCCACTGGCAGGTCCCAGGCAGGCAGAGGGGCAGGATAGTCCACAGGACACCCTCCTTGAGGCTGGCACTGAGGGTCAGACCTGTGGacgggggaaggagggaagtggagacAGTGTGCCTGAGAGTCCCCAGCCACTGAGTGTGAAGCCCCAGGACGAGGGATCTCTGGAGGCCAGCCAGGAAGATGGGGCTGCAGGCTCTGGGGAAGATGGGCCAGAGTCCCCAAGCCCCAAAGAGTGCAAGAAGAGAAAGTTGGAGTTGAGCCGAAGGGAGCAGGCCCCTGGGGAGGCGGGTGTCGAGAGTGCCTCAGAGGTAGAGAAGATCGCTCTGAACCTGGAGGGGTGTGCCCTCAGCCAGGGCAGTCTTGAGCCAGGGACCCAGGATGGGGGCAGCCGGGATCCAGGGGAGGCCCaccagccctgcccccagcccccaggggcCAGGGCAGCCGACAAGGTGAGGAAGCGGAGGAAGGTAGACAAAGGTGCCAGGGGCAGTGCTGTGGAGGTCAGCAGGGAGACCGAGGCGCTGGCTCCATCAGGGTGCTACGAGGCTGGAGAGGTCGAAAACGGGGTCGAGGAGGATGCTGAAGGCCAAACATGGTCTGAGCAGGCTGCCCCTGGGAGCCCGTCACAGGGCCCAGACCCCACGGCAGGACCTGCTGCCCAAGAGAGGGCTGAGGTGCAGGAGGTATCCGAGGTGGGGCCCTCCACCAGCCCTGGAAAGCCTTAA
- the OGFR gene encoding opioid growth factor receptor isoform X2 — translation MDDPDCDSTWEDEDEDGDGVSDGDDEASCAGDAEDEDKDEGAGQTRPGALQSRMTGSRNWRALQDMRRYRHHYPDLVERDCNGDMPNLNFYKNEIRFLPNGCFIEDILQNWRDNYDLLEDNHSYIQWLFPLREPGVNWHAKPLTLKEVEAFKSSPEVQERLVRAYELMLGFYGIRLQNRDTGTVCRAQNYQQRFQNLNWHSHNNLRITRMLKSLGELGLEHYQAPLAHFFLEETLVRQELPGVRQSTLDYFVFAVRCREQRRQLLHFAWKHFRPRCKFVWGPHDKLQRFKPSSPTCPLAGPRQAEGQDSPQDTLLEAGTEGQTCGRGKEGSGDSVPESPQPLSVKPQDEGSLEASQEDGAAGSGEDGPESPSPKECKKRKLELSRREQAPGEAGVESASEVEKIALNLEGCALSQGSLEPGTQDGGSRDPGEAHQPCPQPPGARAADKVRKRRKVDKGARGSAVEVSRETEALAPSGCYEAGEVENGVEEDAEGQTWSEQAAPGSPSQGPDPTAGPAAQERAEVQEVSEVGPSTSPGKP, via the exons ATGGACGACCCCGACTGCGATTCCACTTGGGAGGACGAGGACGAGGACGGTGACGGGGTTAGCGACGGCGACGACGAAGCCTCCTGCGCGGGGGACGCGGAGGACGAGGACAAGGACGAGGGCGCGGGGCAGACGCGGCCGGGCGCGCTCCAG TCCAGGATGACAGGGTCACGAAACTGGCGAGCCCTGCAGGATATGCGCAGGTATCGGCACCACTACCCG GATTTGGTGGAACGAGACTGCAACGGTGACATGCCAAATCTGAATTTCTACAAAAATGAGATCCGCTTCCTGCCAAACG GCTGTTTCATTGAGGACATTCTTCAGAACTGGAGGGACAACTATGACCTTCTCGAGGATAACCACTCCTACATCCAGTG GCTTTTTCCTCTGCGGGAACCAGGAGTAAACTGGCACGCCAAGCCCCTCACACTCAAGGAAGTTGAG GCTTTCAAAAGCTCCCCAGAGGTCCAGGAGCGTCTGGTCAGGGCCTACGAACTCATGCTGGGCTTCTATGGCATCCGGCTCCAGAACCGAGACACAGGCACTGTGTGCCGGGCCCAGAACTACCAGCAGCGCTTTCAGAACCTAAACTG GCACAGCCACAACAACCTGCGAATCACGCGCATGCTCAAGTCCCTGGGCGAGCTGGGCCTGGAGCACTACCAGGCGCCCCTGGCCCACTTCTTCCTGGAGGAGACACTGGTGCGGCAGGAGCTGCCGGGCGTGCGGCAGAGCACCCTGGACTACTTCGTGTTTGCTGTGCGCTGCCGTGAGCAGCGTCGCCAGCTGCTGCACTTTGCCTGGAAGCACTTCCGGCCCCGCTGCAAGTTCGTTTGGGGGCCCCATGACAAGCTGCAGAGATTCAAGCCCAGCTCTCCAACCTGTCCACTGGCAGGTCCCAGGCAGGCAGAGGGGCAGGATAGTCCACAGGACACCCTCCTTGAGGCTGGCACTGAGGGTCAGACCTGTGGacgggggaaggagggaagtggagacAGTGTGCCTGAGAGTCCCCAGCCACTGAGTGTGAAGCCCCAGGACGAGGGATCTCTGGAGGCCAGCCAGGAAGATGGGGCTGCAGGCTCTGGGGAAGATGGGCCAGAGTCCCCAAGCCCCAAAGAGTGCAAGAAGAGAAAGTTGGAGTTGAGCCGAAGGGAGCAGGCCCCTGGGGAGGCGGGTGTCGAGAGTGCCTCAGAGGTAGAGAAGATCGCTCTGAACCTGGAGGGGTGTGCCCTCAGCCAGGGCAGTCTTGAGCCAGGGACCCAGGATGGGGGCAGCCGGGATCCAGGGGAGGCCCaccagccctgcccccagcccccaggggcCAGGGCAGCCGACAAGGTGAGGAAGCGGAGGAAGGTAGACAAAGGTGCCAGGGGCAGTGCTGTGGAGGTCAGCAGGGAGACCGAGGCGCTGGCTCCATCAGGGTGCTACGAGGCTGGAGAGGTCGAAAACGGGGTCGAGGAGGATGCTGAAGGCCAAACATGGTCTGAGCAGGCTGCCCCTGGGAGCCCGTCACAGGGCCCAGACCCCACGGCAGGACCTGCTGCCCAAGAGAGGGCTGAGGTGCAGGAGGTATCCGAGGTGGGGCCCTCCACCAGCCCTGGAAAGCCTTAA